Below is a genomic region from Campylobacter geochelonis.
AAGGGCGTAAATTTAGCTCACGCGTATGATTATACGCTCTTTGAGGATTTAAATTTTTCTATCTCACAGCAAGAATCTGCCGCGATTTTAGGCGTTTCTGGCTGTGGGAAATCTACACTTTTACATATCTTATGTACACTTTTAAAGCCAAATTCGGGCGAAGTTTTTTACAAAGAAAAATCGATTTATAGTCTAGATAGCGACAAAAAACTTGAGATTAGAAGATTTGACTTTGGTATAATTTTTCAATCTCACTATCTTTTTAAAGGCTTTTCAGCTTATGAAAACATCGAACTTGCAACACTTTTATCAAAACAAAAAATCGATGATGAAATTTTAGAAAAACTTAAAATTCAAGATGTGTTAAAACAAAAAGTAGGTGAGCTAAGTGGTGGACAGCAACAAAGAGTTAGTATAGCAAGAGTGCTTAGTAAAAAGCCGCGTATAATTTTTGCTGATGAGCCAACTGGAAATTTAGATAAAAATACGGCAAATGAAGTTATGGATGTGCTTTTCGAATATGTTAAAAACAACAACGCTGCACTTATTTTAGTAACGCACGATGAAAAACTAGCTTCTGTTTGTTCAAGTGTTTATAGATTAGAAAACAAAATTTTACATAAAATTTCATAAAAATAGCATATTTTTTAAGCAACTAAGCAACTAATAATCAAATTTATCATAAAATAGGCGTTAATTTTATATAAAAAGGAAGCTATAAGATGAAAGTTTTTTTGGACAACAAAAACCAGGCTATATCAAACATAGTAGCCACGTGTTGCGAAAGAGTAAGTTGCGATTTGGTAGAGGATTATAGCTATGATCTTTTAATTAAAGAGTGTGAAAGTCTTGAGGATATATCTGGCGTTGATAAAGACAAAACGATTTTTTTACTTCCACGAGATATTTTTAGTCAAGCAGATGTTAAAAATAAAATTTTAAAACCATTTTTACCGACAGAACTAATCGAATTTTTAAAAGAATTTTCTGATAAATTTGATAAAAAAGAGTTCATAAATGAAAAAAATCTCGAAGATATAAGCAGTATAAGCAACATCGTCAAAGAGATAGATGATATGGATTTAGATGAGTTAGATGAGCTAGATGAGAGTGCTGACTTGCTTGATGATGAGTTTGAAGTAGAAAAACAAGAAGAAGAGCATGCTTTAGATGAGAATAGCTCTATAGAGGAGCTAGCAACTAGCATGAGCGAAGATGAGATAGATAAAATTTTAAATCTTGATGAAGAAGAGCTAGATTTAGATTTACAAAAAGATGAAGATTTAGATGATATAGATAAGCTTTTAGAACTTTCAAATGAAGATGATGCTTTAAATATCGAAGATATTTCTATAAGCGAGTTTGCTGGTATTGATGATGAGTTAAAACCAGTTGAGCTAGCAAAACTTGATGATGAAGAAAGCAAGCCTCAAAGCGATGAGGGCTACGAAAAAACAGATAATAAAGAAGAGCCTAAAGAAGAGCTCGCGATAGAAAGCATTGATGAGTTTGTTGAAGTTGAAGATGATAAAGAAGATAAGCAAGGTGAAATTAGCACTATTAAAGAGTGCGAAAAAACTAAATGCGATGTGGAAGATGAACTAAAAGATGAGATAGCAAAAAGTATCGAAAACGCCTTGAATAACGGGAAGCTAAAAGATGTTTTAAAAGATATGAAGCTAAACATATCCGTCTCTTTTGAGGATAAAGAGTAATGACAAAAGGGCAAATCCTAGTCATTTCTGGACCTAGTGGAAGCGGGAAAAGCACACTTGTTAATAGGCTTATGCAAGAAGAGAGCGATATATATTTTTCCATTTCAAGCACCACAAGAGCTATTCGAGATGGCGAAAAAGATGGAGTAAACTACCATTATATCAGCGTTGATGAGTTTAAAGATGGGATTTTAAATGATGAGTTTTTAGAGTGGGCTATGGTACATAAAAACTACTATGGAACTTCTATAAAACCAGTTTTAGAAGCACTTGAAAGTGGAAAAACTGTAATTTTTGATATAGATGTTCAAGGCTTTAACATCGTAAAAGATAAATTTAAAGATGAAATAACATCTGTTTTTATAACCACAACAAACTGCGTCGAGCTAAGAAATCGTTTGGTAAACAGAGCAACTGATGAGCCAAAAGTTATAGAAAGACGCATAATGAACGCTATTGGGGAGATG
It encodes:
- the gmk gene encoding guanylate kinase, with the protein product MTKGQILVISGPSGSGKSTLVNRLMQEESDIYFSISSTTRAIRDGEKDGVNYHYISVDEFKDGILNDEFLEWAMVHKNYYGTSIKPVLEALESGKTVIFDIDVQGFNIVKDKFKDEITSVFITTTNCVELRNRLVNRATDEPKVIERRIMNAIGEMEHIKAYDYFLINDDLEKSYRGFKAIYESMKFKTASINLRDVIESWIN
- a CDS encoding ABC transporter ATP-binding protein, whose translation is MQLLKGVNLAHAYDYTLFEDLNFSISQQESAAILGVSGCGKSTLLHILCTLLKPNSGEVFYKEKSIYSLDSDKKLEIRRFDFGIIFQSHYLFKGFSAYENIELATLLSKQKIDDEILEKLKIQDVLKQKVGELSGGQQQRVSIARVLSKKPRIIFADEPTGNLDKNTANEVMDVLFEYVKNNNAALILVTHDEKLASVCSSVYRLENKILHKIS